One window from the genome of Thermococcus siculi encodes:
- a CDS encoding AbrB/MazE/SpoVT family DNA-binding domain-containing protein — protein sequence MSYVEVKRVDPQGRLVLPKSWREKWGNEVIVVEFEDRIEILPRKRPRLSRFFDILEVELKGEDIEKELLKDADPQ from the coding sequence ATGAGTTATGTGGAAGTTAAACGAGTTGATCCCCAAGGAAGGCTGGTTCTCCCCAAGTCCTGGCGTGAGAAGTGGGGAAACGAGGTCATAGTCGTAGAGTTCGAGGACAGAATAGAGATACTTCCCCGAAAGAGGCCCAGGCTTTCTCGGTTCTTTGACATCCTCGAGGTAGAGCTGAAGGGAGAAGACATCGAAAAGGAACTTCTCAAGGATGCAGATCCTCAGTGA
- the rpiA gene encoding ribose-5-phosphate isomerase RpiA, whose product MEELKRAVAREALKFIEDDMVVGLGTGSTTAYFIEYLGKLIMEEELEDVYGVPTSYQSRMLALENGVPVVGLDEVDAIDIAVDGADEVDPHLNLIKGRGAALTMEKIIEYRAGTFLVLVDESKLVERLGQKMPVPIEVIPAAWRAIAEEIEVFNATAELRMASKKDGPVVTDNGNFILDARFHRIEDPLDLEIELNNIPGVVENGIFADIADVVLVGTREGVKRLER is encoded by the coding sequence ATGGAGGAACTTAAGAGGGCCGTTGCTAGGGAGGCCCTGAAGTTCATCGAGGACGACATGGTTGTGGGCCTCGGAACCGGCTCAACGACGGCCTACTTCATCGAGTACCTCGGCAAGCTCATAATGGAGGAGGAGCTGGAGGACGTCTATGGCGTTCCAACCTCGTATCAGTCCAGAATGCTCGCCCTTGAGAACGGCGTCCCGGTGGTGGGCCTCGACGAGGTCGACGCGATAGACATAGCCGTCGATGGAGCGGACGAGGTCGATCCCCATCTCAACCTCATAAAGGGCCGCGGGGCGGCACTTACGATGGAGAAGATAATCGAGTATCGCGCCGGAACCTTCCTGGTTCTCGTTGACGAGAGCAAGCTCGTCGAGAGGCTTGGCCAGAAGATGCCCGTCCCGATAGAGGTTATCCCCGCCGCCTGGAGGGCCATAGCAGAGGAGATAGAGGTCTTCAACGCGACGGCGGAGCTTAGGATGGCGAGCAAGAAGGACGGGCCGGTGGTTACCGACAACGGCAACTTCATTCTCGACGCGAGGTTCCACCGCATTGAGGATCCCCTCGACCTGGAGATAGAGCTGAACAACATACCCGGCGTCGTCGAGAACGGCATCTTCGCGGATATAGCCGACGTGGTTCTCGTTGGGACCAGAGAAGGCGTCAAGAGGCTCGAGCGCTGA
- the upp gene encoding uracil phosphoribosyltransferase, with protein MKRDERWEGVYSFEDSPFIMEILTELRDEKTGPIAFRKGLVKLGRYMAYEITKTMDVEKVPIKTPLEETEGIIVKDRRNVVIITVLRAAIPLMEGLIKVLDHARVGIVSASRGKAPKFEIEMKYVKVPQIRSEDTVIIADPMIATGSTLIKVLEEVKKYGKAKRYVIIGVLAAPEGISRIKEAHPDVEMFVAAIDRELNEKGYILPGLGDAGDRAFGAPIKP; from the coding sequence ATGAAGAGGGACGAACGCTGGGAGGGTGTCTACTCCTTTGAGGACAGCCCGTTTATCATGGAGATTCTGACGGAGCTTCGCGACGAGAAAACCGGACCGATAGCCTTCAGGAAAGGCCTCGTTAAGCTCGGCCGCTACATGGCGTACGAGATAACCAAGACAATGGACGTCGAGAAGGTCCCCATTAAAACCCCGCTGGAGGAGACCGAGGGAATAATCGTAAAGGACAGGCGGAACGTCGTGATAATAACCGTCCTCCGCGCGGCGATACCGCTGATGGAGGGCCTCATTAAGGTTCTCGACCACGCGAGGGTTGGCATCGTTTCTGCCTCCCGTGGAAAGGCCCCGAAGTTCGAGATTGAGATGAAGTACGTCAAGGTGCCCCAGATTAGATCGGAGGACACGGTCATAATAGCCGACCCGATGATAGCAACGGGTTCGACACTCATCAAAGTCCTCGAGGAGGTCAAGAAGTACGGAAAGGCCAAGCGCTACGTTATAATTGGTGTCCTGGCTGCACCCGAGGGCATCAGCAGGATAAAGGAGGCCCATCCGGACGTCGAGATGTTCGTGGCCGCGATAGACAGGGAGCTGAACGAGAAGGGCTACATACTTCCGGGCCTTGGAGACGCGGGCGACAGGGCCTTTGGAGCGCCGATCAAGCCATGA
- a CDS encoding DUF2334 domain-containing protein, with protein sequence MGNRRLAAFLLIVALLVAVTGSVAQFENGRNPGVNPQPREVSNHLRKSTPPRKSEEVHYEKPTILVHDVTPFYFDELREIIAVLDDYNYSNSTILFVIPVFDTTHYGDEWDLRKHPDFVEYLHELQERGYRVELHGYAHTYHEFNCSHELANEKLDNATAMMRELGFDNITLFLPPAWAINNESLRVILEHNFTVVMTDYLILPNGSRVRIVNKEYSWYINGSQVRDRLRVALHDYRKASKEGIPFYLSVHPGPVNYGGGLEFLREFLEAVDNLMES encoded by the coding sequence ATGGGGAACAGACGGCTGGCCGCCTTCCTGCTCATCGTCGCCCTTCTCGTCGCGGTAACTGGGAGCGTGGCACAGTTTGAAAACGGCCGGAATCCAGGGGTAAATCCCCAGCCAAGGGAGGTATCGAATCACCTCCGAAAATCTACCCCCCCAAGAAAGAGCGAAGAGGTTCACTACGAGAAACCGACGATCCTCGTTCACGACGTTACTCCCTTCTATTTCGATGAACTCCGTGAGATAATAGCCGTCCTCGACGACTACAACTACTCAAACTCTACCATTCTCTTTGTGATACCGGTTTTTGACACCACCCACTACGGGGACGAATGGGACCTGAGGAAGCACCCGGATTTCGTTGAGTACCTCCACGAACTGCAGGAAAGGGGCTACAGGGTGGAACTACATGGCTACGCCCACACATATCACGAGTTCAACTGCTCCCACGAGCTGGCGAATGAGAAGCTCGACAACGCCACCGCGATGATGCGGGAACTGGGCTTCGACAACATTACCCTCTTCCTCCCGCCCGCGTGGGCCATCAACAACGAGTCCCTGAGGGTGATTCTGGAGCACAACTTTACGGTGGTCATGACGGATTACCTCATACTTCCCAATGGAAGCCGCGTTAGAATAGTGAACAAAGAGTACAGCTGGTACATCAACGGGAGCCAGGTTAGGGACAGGCTCAGGGTGGCCCTCCACGACTACAGGAAGGCCTCAAAGGAGGGGATACCCTTCTACCTCTCCGTTCATCCCGGTCCGGTGAACTACGGGGGAGGACTTGAGTTTCTGAGGGAGTTTTTGGAGGCCGTCGATAACCTGATGGAATCATGA
- a CDS encoding ArnT family glycosyltransferase produces MEKRSLIPVIPFILALTAGALTFPPWSTLTYDGALYIDIARNLARDITDFTYQGVYMMYRPPLYPYTLSVLFRFAPLDTHLTAARLVSLLSFALTAVLVSLLARELLMGEAKAILASLFYIFNPLAFTMATRELVHSEFTLFYTLAIYLLYTGRKRGSEARIYGAFVAAGLAILTRYTGLSIIAVFLAYLWLTEHWDWVKRREYWIGFALLVLTLSPWLYMGHVYYGGAFRPFSVASRVVTLDRPVSVSDFFKLLMEDVGRVLIALAALGFLKLRKDDEGWLLISWLFMGLAGILTVTHKETRFITFLSPAIAVMAVLGVEVIADALGLAARKAGVSISENKAGIIVLVLSLLLLVPVGTQARDLKDSWNLMGKGETEVMMYALDSYPASRLLVSPRLYTVAGYYYPGASVDMVLDRKAVKERIAEGYYDLIVLREPSPHLNIEESGNYILVKEFYGGKFKLYLRKEN; encoded by the coding sequence ATGGAAAAGAGGTCACTGATACCCGTTATACCGTTCATACTGGCCCTAACGGCGGGCGCCCTCACGTTCCCGCCCTGGAGCACCCTGACCTACGACGGGGCGCTCTACATCGACATAGCCAGAAACCTGGCCAGAGACATAACGGACTTCACCTACCAGGGGGTATACATGATGTACAGGCCCCCGCTCTATCCGTACACGCTCTCCGTTTTATTCCGATTCGCTCCCCTCGATACCCACCTAACCGCGGCGAGATTGGTCTCACTCCTATCGTTCGCCCTCACGGCGGTTCTGGTTTCCCTCCTCGCAAGGGAGTTACTGATGGGCGAGGCGAAGGCGATCCTGGCGAGCCTCTTCTACATCTTCAATCCTCTGGCCTTCACGATGGCCACCAGGGAGCTGGTTCACAGCGAGTTCACCCTCTTCTACACGCTGGCAATCTACCTCCTCTACACCGGAAGAAAAAGGGGGAGCGAAGCCAGAATCTACGGGGCGTTTGTAGCCGCGGGATTGGCCATACTCACCAGATACACGGGATTGTCCATAATCGCGGTCTTCCTCGCTTACCTCTGGCTGACGGAGCACTGGGACTGGGTCAAACGGAGGGAGTACTGGATAGGCTTTGCGCTGCTCGTGCTCACCCTCTCGCCGTGGCTCTACATGGGGCACGTTTATTACGGGGGTGCCTTCAGGCCCTTTAGCGTGGCTTCCCGCGTGGTAACCCTCGACAGACCAGTCTCGGTTTCAGACTTCTTCAAACTGCTCATGGAGGACGTTGGACGGGTTCTAATTGCCCTCGCGGCCCTTGGTTTTCTCAAGCTCAGAAAGGACGACGAAGGCTGGCTCCTGATAAGCTGGCTCTTCATGGGGCTGGCGGGAATACTGACCGTAACCCACAAGGAAACGCGCTTCATAACGTTCCTCTCGCCCGCTATAGCGGTGATGGCCGTTCTCGGCGTTGAAGTCATTGCGGATGCACTTGGACTCGCCGCAAGAAAGGCGGGGGTTTCCATTTCCGAGAACAAGGCGGGAATCATTGTGCTGGTGCTTTCATTGCTACTCCTGGTGCCCGTTGGAACGCAGGCACGCGACCTCAAGGACTCGTGGAACCTGATGGGAAAAGGGGAGACGGAGGTCATGATGTACGCATTGGATAGCTATCCCGCAAGCCGTCTCCTGGTATCCCCAAGGCTCTACACGGTGGCAGGCTACTACTATCCCGGTGCCAGCGTGGATATGGTACTCGACAGGAAAGCGGTGAAGGAAAGGATCGCGGAGGGTTATTACGACCTCATCGTGCTCAGGGAACCCTCGCCCCACCTCAACATCGAGGAGAGCGGAAACTACATCCTCGTGAAGGAGTTCTACGGTGGAAAGTTCAAGCTATACCTCAGAAAGGAGAATTAG
- a CDS encoding pyridoxal-phosphate dependent enzyme translates to MRVRCPNCGRLYSSIIPPTCCGESLMIEYDYEEVDVSKWKNRRPGVWRYKELLPDVSTRISLSEGGTPVLRAKLGEELGIKVFIKDETRNPTGSFRDRLATVAVSYGLPHADNGFVVASNGNAAASLAAYAARAGRPAYTVVPKLIEPGKLNQITAFGARLIRYGESVDEGISYAEGLAEGKGLYNITPESNLIGLEGQKTIAFELWEELKPTHVVVPTGSGSNLYSIYKGFAELIAVGALEEMPKLIAVQTEKCSPIASEVLGVEPRAEPTKALGLYVKNPVMKELALEAINESNGTAVLVGEDELDLGQRLLAKEGIFAEYASSVIVPALLKLAEEGYFERDDRVALIVTSSGLKGHYSESREKFSIGGTKLEILKLLSENEMYGYEIWEALEKPLKYQAVYQHLRELESMGLIEESHRKGRRVYYRVTDRGRKFLETLGG, encoded by the coding sequence ATGAGGGTCCGCTGTCCAAACTGTGGACGGCTTTATTCTTCCATTATTCCCCCCACATGCTGTGGGGAGTCGCTTATGATAGAGTACGACTATGAAGAGGTTGACGTTTCAAAATGGAAGAACAGACGGCCGGGAGTCTGGAGGTATAAAGAGCTTCTGCCAGATGTCTCCACGAGGATAAGCCTCAGCGAGGGTGGCACCCCGGTTCTCAGGGCCAAACTCGGCGAGGAGCTGGGGATTAAGGTGTTCATCAAGGACGAGACGAGGAACCCGACCGGCTCCTTCAGGGACAGGCTCGCAACGGTGGCCGTCTCCTACGGGCTGCCGCACGCGGACAACGGCTTCGTCGTCGCGAGCAACGGGAACGCGGCCGCTTCTCTGGCGGCATACGCGGCCAGGGCGGGAAGGCCGGCATACACCGTCGTTCCGAAGCTCATTGAACCGGGAAAGCTCAACCAGATAACGGCCTTCGGCGCGAGGCTCATACGCTACGGGGAGAGCGTAGACGAGGGCATAAGCTACGCTGAAGGATTGGCCGAGGGGAAGGGCCTATACAACATAACTCCGGAGAGCAACCTCATCGGCCTGGAGGGGCAGAAGACGATAGCCTTCGAGCTATGGGAGGAGTTAAAACCGACCCACGTTGTTGTTCCCACCGGAAGCGGCAGCAATCTCTACAGCATCTACAAGGGATTTGCGGAGCTTATAGCGGTCGGCGCCCTCGAGGAGATGCCAAAGCTCATAGCCGTTCAGACCGAGAAATGCTCGCCGATAGCGAGCGAGGTCCTCGGCGTCGAACCCAGGGCGGAGCCGACGAAGGCCCTTGGCCTCTACGTCAAGAACCCCGTGATGAAGGAGCTGGCCCTCGAGGCGATAAACGAGAGCAACGGAACTGCCGTCCTCGTCGGGGAGGACGAGCTTGACCTCGGCCAGAGGCTGCTCGCCAAGGAGGGAATCTTTGCGGAGTACGCTTCGTCGGTAATCGTCCCGGCACTGCTCAAGCTGGCAGAGGAGGGCTACTTTGAGAGGGACGACAGAGTAGCCCTTATAGTGACCAGCTCCGGGCTGAAGGGGCACTACTCCGAGAGCAGGGAGAAGTTCAGCATCGGTGGTACAAAGCTTGAGATACTGAAGCTCCTCAGCGAGAACGAGATGTACGGCTACGAGATATGGGAGGCCCTCGAGAAGCCGCTTAAATATCAGGCCGTCTATCAGCACCTCCGCGAGCTGGAGAGCATGGGGCTGATAGAGGAGTCACACAGGAAGGGGAGAAGGGTCTACTACCGGGTGACGGATAGGGGCAGGAAGTTCCTCGAGACCCTCGGTGGGTAG
- a CDS encoding phospholipase D-like domain-containing protein → MERRNLLLIIIIIAALGVTLNYYVQHYQGGEIYEAANHAYGLLVKGFNVTITVETIDGETVTGTLLSVQGSTINIVSDGKVLSVGGPSATKEDLKARLITIDYHGKVYVYELPPQLGEMGEIVDNLTVEAYSERFSGIIYIDGNITPIQLGMLKYKADYLSYGSVTINQMDSNGAIISTNMVPIEFLKEYLGDYRVYMYGILYVNSEERNLPLELVEVRAG, encoded by the coding sequence ATGGAGAGGAGAAACCTCCTTCTAATTATCATAATCATAGCCGCGCTGGGGGTCACTCTCAACTACTACGTCCAGCACTACCAAGGTGGCGAGATATACGAGGCGGCCAACCATGCTTACGGACTCCTGGTGAAGGGGTTCAACGTGACGATCACGGTGGAGACCATTGACGGGGAGACCGTGACGGGAACCCTCCTGAGCGTCCAGGGTTCAACGATAAACATAGTCTCTGACGGGAAGGTGCTGAGCGTCGGCGGCCCAAGTGCAACAAAGGAAGACCTGAAAGCGAGGCTGATAACGATAGACTATCATGGAAAGGTCTACGTCTACGAGCTTCCGCCGCAGCTTGGAGAGATGGGCGAGATAGTCGACAACCTGACTGTTGAGGCATACTCCGAGAGGTTCAGCGGTATAATCTACATAGACGGCAACATCACGCCGATACAGCTCGGGATGCTCAAGTACAAGGCGGACTACCTATCCTACGGCTCGGTGACCATAAACCAGATGGACTCCAACGGCGCGATAATAAGCACCAACATGGTGCCCATAGAGTTTCTAAAGGAGTACCTCGGCGACTACAGGGTCTATATGTACGGGATACTCTACGTGAACTCGGAGGAGAGGAACCTCCCCCTGGAGCTAGTTGAGGTGAGGGCTGGATGA
- the ppsA gene encoding phosphoenolpyruvate synthase — MSEYKFIRWFEDLRKTDVPLVGGKGANLGEMTNAGIPVPPGFCVTAEAYKYFVENVKLEDGTVLQDWIMNIIAQTNVDDSKQLQENTAKIRQKIIELPMLPEIAKEIEDAYKKLSQRFNKDAVYVAVRSSATAEDLPEASFAGQQETYLDVYGVDDVIDKVKKCWASLWTARATFYRAKQGFDHSKVYLSAVVQKMVNSEKSGVMFTANPVTNNRNEIMINASWGLGEAVVSGSVTPDEYIVEKGTWKIKEKFIAKKEVMVVRNPETNKGTVYVKVADYLGPEWVEKQVLTEEQIVEVAKIGAKIEEHYGWPQDIEWAYDKDDGKLYIVQSRPITTLKEAESAATEAAETEEAEVILKGLGASPGIGAGKVVVIFDASEIDKVKEGDVLVTTMTNPDMVPAMKRASAIVTDEGGRTSHAAIVSRELGIPAVVGTKEATKVLKTGDYVTVDGTRGVVYKGIVKSLVEKKEEEKAAGGQVVVAGAPLITATKVKVNVSMPEVAERAAATGADGVGLLRAEHMILSIGQHPIKFIKDGKFDELVEKLADGIRTVASAFYPRPVWYRTLDAPTNEFKEMPGGEDEPDERNPMLGWRGIRRGLDQQELLKAEFTAIKKVVEEGYDNIGVMLPLVGHPEQIRKAKEIARSVGLEPHKDVEWGIMIEVPAAALIIEDLIKEGLDFVSFGTNDLTQYTLAIDRDNDRIAYLYDEKHPAVLKLIENVIKVCKKYGVETSICGQAGSDPKMARILVRLGIDSISANPDAVELIKKTVAQEEQKLILEAARKRLFE, encoded by the coding sequence ATGAGCGAATACAAGTTTATAAGGTGGTTTGAGGACCTCAGGAAGACCGACGTTCCCCTCGTCGGTGGAAAGGGCGCAAACCTCGGAGAAATGACCAACGCCGGAATTCCGGTTCCGCCCGGGTTCTGTGTCACCGCTGAGGCCTACAAGTACTTCGTTGAGAACGTCAAGCTCGAGGATGGTACCGTTCTCCAGGACTGGATCATGAACATCATCGCCCAGACCAACGTTGATGACTCAAAGCAGCTCCAGGAGAACACCGCCAAGATCAGGCAGAAGATAATCGAGCTTCCGATGCTCCCCGAGATCGCCAAGGAGATTGAAGATGCCTACAAGAAGCTCAGCCAGAGGTTCAACAAGGACGCCGTTTACGTCGCCGTCCGCTCTTCTGCCACCGCCGAGGACCTTCCGGAGGCTTCCTTCGCAGGCCAGCAGGAGACCTACCTTGATGTTTACGGCGTTGACGACGTCATAGACAAGGTCAAGAAGTGCTGGGCCAGCCTCTGGACCGCGAGGGCCACCTTCTACAGAGCCAAGCAGGGCTTCGACCACAGCAAGGTCTACCTCAGCGCCGTCGTCCAGAAGATGGTCAACAGCGAGAAGAGCGGCGTCATGTTCACCGCCAACCCGGTCACCAACAACAGGAACGAGATCATGATCAACGCCAGCTGGGGCCTCGGTGAGGCCGTCGTCAGCGGCAGCGTCACCCCGGACGAGTACATCGTCGAGAAGGGCACCTGGAAGATAAAGGAGAAGTTCATCGCCAAGAAGGAAGTCATGGTCGTCCGCAACCCGGAGACCAACAAGGGCACCGTCTACGTCAAGGTCGCCGACTACCTCGGCCCCGAGTGGGTTGAGAAGCAGGTTCTCACCGAGGAGCAGATCGTCGAGGTCGCCAAGATCGGCGCCAAGATAGAGGAGCACTACGGCTGGCCGCAGGACATCGAGTGGGCCTACGACAAGGACGACGGCAAGCTCTACATCGTCCAGAGCAGGCCGATCACCACCCTCAAGGAGGCCGAGAGCGCCGCCACCGAGGCCGCTGAGACCGAGGAGGCCGAGGTCATCCTCAAGGGTCTTGGAGCCTCACCGGGTATCGGTGCTGGTAAGGTCGTCGTCATCTTCGACGCCAGCGAGATCGACAAGGTCAAGGAAGGAGACGTTCTCGTCACCACCATGACCAACCCGGACATGGTTCCGGCAATGAAGAGGGCTTCCGCCATCGTTACCGACGAGGGTGGAAGGACCAGCCACGCCGCCATCGTCAGCCGTGAGCTTGGAATTCCTGCCGTCGTCGGTACCAAGGAGGCCACCAAGGTCCTCAAGACCGGCGACTACGTCACCGTTGACGGTACCCGCGGTGTCGTCTACAAGGGCATAGTCAAGAGCCTCGTCGAGAAGAAGGAAGAGGAGAAGGCCGCTGGCGGCCAGGTCGTCGTTGCCGGCGCCCCGCTCATAACCGCCACCAAGGTCAAGGTCAACGTCTCAATGCCCGAGGTCGCCGAGAGGGCTGCCGCCACCGGTGCCGACGGTGTTGGTCTCCTCAGGGCTGAGCACATGATCCTCAGCATCGGCCAGCACCCGATAAAGTTCATCAAGGACGGCAAGTTCGATGAGCTTGTCGAGAAGCTCGCCGACGGCATCAGGACCGTTGCTTCAGCGTTCTACCCGAGGCCGGTCTGGTACAGGACCCTCGACGCTCCGACCAACGAGTTCAAGGAGATGCCGGGTGGAGAGGATGAGCCGGACGAGAGGAACCCGATGCTCGGATGGCGCGGAATCAGGCGCGGCCTCGACCAGCAGGAGCTCCTCAAGGCCGAGTTCACCGCCATCAAGAAGGTCGTCGAGGAGGGCTACGACAACATCGGTGTCATGCTCCCGCTCGTTGGCCACCCCGAGCAGATCAGGAAGGCCAAGGAGATAGCTAGGAGCGTCGGCCTCGAGCCGCACAAGGACGTCGAGTGGGGCATCATGATCGAGGTTCCGGCCGCTGCGCTCATCATCGAGGACCTCATCAAGGAGGGTCTTGACTTCGTCAGCTTCGGAACCAACGACCTCACCCAGTACACCCTCGCCATCGACAGAGACAACGACAGGATCGCCTACCTCTACGACGAGAAGCACCCGGCCGTTCTCAAGCTCATCGAGAACGTCATCAAGGTCTGTAAGAAGTACGGCGTCGAGACCAGCATCTGCGGACAGGCCGGAAGCGACCCGAAGATGGCCAGGATCCTCGTCAGGCTCGGCATCGACAGCATCAGCGCCAACCCGGACGCCGTCGAGCTTATCAAGAAGACCGTCGCCCAGGAGGAGCAGAAGCTCATCCTCGAGGCTGCCAGGAAGAGGCTCTTCGAGTGA
- a CDS encoding type II toxin-antitoxin system VapC family toxin → MRFINANVFLYAAIKPKGEVPPLVLERKKKAKEILTRIESGEEVATTVVHLSEVANILEARLNLTIAIEFLEDLMTAENVRVLPLSTEDYLRALLMARDKGVSVNDALAYLKMKELGIGEIYTFDRHFLNLEVKIVEE, encoded by the coding sequence ATGAGGTTCATCAATGCCAACGTCTTTTTATATGCCGCAATTAAGCCAAAGGGTGAAGTTCCACCGTTGGTCCTGGAACGAAAGAAGAAGGCGAAAGAAATCCTGACCAGAATAGAAAGCGGTGAGGAAGTGGCAACCACAGTAGTCCACCTCAGTGAAGTTGCTAACATCCTCGAGGCCAGGCTCAACCTTACGATTGCCATCGAATTCCTCGAGGACCTCATGACAGCAGAAAACGTCCGCGTTCTTCCGCTGAGTACTGAGGACTATCTGCGCGCCCTCCTTATGGCCAGGGACAAAGGGGTGAGCGTAAACGACGCTTTAGCTTACCTGAAGATGAAAGAACTTGGTATAGGGGAAATATACACTTTCGACAGGCACTTTCTGAACCTCGAGGTAAAAATCGTTGAAGAGTAG
- a CDS encoding MATE family efflux transporter, with product MRSEKVEAMREQIISGPIVKTLIVLAYPLIINRLVQVLYNLTDTYWLGKLGREELAAPGTAWPLVWFFMSIGMGFATAGFAFVSQYVGAKEYDKANRAAGALYSLMMLFSIGVGIFGVVSAPYLLNFMNVSETVYPYALDYTRVIFAGIPFSFTLFAFNFLLRAIGDTKTPVKINVGTVLLNLVLDPFLIFGWGPFPEMGVVGAAVATMLSNSLGSAVGGYLLFTGRVGIHLNLENLRPDWPFYGRIFRVGIPASVGSSTTALGFVILTRIIFTLGGQFGEADVAFATYSITNRLTNFMFAFSDGISMAMGTMIGQTVGAKLYERAKVIAEKTMAINFAILGVGTLLFALFRIEIFSFFIKDPAIIAESAKVVKYFSASLPFFGIFSAVNGVFQSSGHTKKSMVLNIVRLWGIRLPLSYGLGLLVQDTAGMWLGMGLSNILGAIVALAWFLTGSWMSRIIEEHSPEQ from the coding sequence ATGAGGAGCGAAAAAGTCGAAGCAATGCGCGAGCAGATAATCAGCGGACCGATAGTCAAGACGCTGATAGTGTTAGCCTACCCCTTAATCATCAACCGCCTCGTCCAGGTTCTCTACAACCTAACCGACACATACTGGCTTGGAAAGCTCGGAAGGGAGGAGTTAGCGGCCCCAGGAACGGCGTGGCCCCTCGTGTGGTTCTTCATGAGCATAGGGATGGGGTTTGCCACCGCGGGCTTTGCCTTCGTGAGCCAGTACGTTGGGGCAAAGGAGTACGACAAGGCCAACCGCGCAGCCGGAGCCTTATACTCCCTCATGATGCTCTTCTCAATAGGTGTCGGAATCTTCGGCGTTGTTTCGGCTCCATACCTTCTCAACTTCATGAACGTGAGCGAGACGGTTTATCCCTACGCCCTCGACTACACGCGCGTCATCTTCGCCGGGATACCCTTCTCCTTCACTCTCTTTGCTTTCAACTTCCTCCTCAGGGCGATAGGCGACACCAAAACGCCGGTGAAGATAAACGTCGGAACGGTTCTCCTCAACCTCGTTTTAGACCCGTTCCTAATCTTCGGCTGGGGACCCTTCCCGGAGATGGGCGTCGTCGGTGCTGCGGTTGCCACTATGCTCTCCAACAGCCTCGGTTCGGCGGTAGGCGGCTATCTGCTCTTCACCGGAAGGGTTGGAATCCACCTCAACCTGGAGAACCTCAGACCGGACTGGCCCTTCTACGGGAGGATCTTCCGCGTTGGAATCCCCGCCAGTGTCGGCTCCTCAACGACGGCTTTGGGCTTTGTAATCCTGACGAGGATAATCTTCACCCTCGGGGGCCAGTTTGGAGAAGCTGATGTTGCCTTCGCGACCTACAGCATAACCAACCGCTTAACCAACTTCATGTTTGCCTTCTCGGACGGCATAAGCATGGCGATGGGGACTATGATAGGCCAAACTGTTGGGGCTAAGCTCTACGAGAGGGCGAAGGTCATAGCGGAGAAGACCATGGCGATAAACTTTGCGATACTCGGCGTTGGAACGCTCCTCTTCGCCCTCTTCCGCATTGAGATATTCAGCTTCTTCATAAAGGACCCCGCGATAATAGCCGAGAGCGCCAAGGTCGTGAAGTACTTCTCGGCCTCACTGCCATTCTTTGGGATATTCTCGGCCGTCAACGGAGTCTTCCAGAGTTCGGGACACACAAAGAAGAGCATGGTTCTCAACATAGTCCGCCTCTGGGGGATAAGGCTTCCCCTCAGCTACGGTCTTGGCCTTCTGGTGCAGGACACCGCCGGAATGTGGCTGGGAATGGGCCTGAGCAACATTTTAGGCGCGATAGTGGCGCTCGCATGGTTCCTCACCGGCAGCTGGATGAGTCGCATCATAGAGGAGCACTCCCCAGAACAGTAA